A genome region from Apium graveolens cultivar Ventura unplaced genomic scaffold, ASM990537v1 ctg4305, whole genome shotgun sequence includes the following:
- the LOC141701711 gene encoding small ribosomal subunit protein uS15-like, translating into MGRMHSRGKGISASAPPYKRTPPSWLKISPQDVDDNICKFAKKGLTPSQIGVILRDSHGIAQVKSVTGNKILRILKAHGLAPEIPEDLYHLIKKAVAIRKHLERNRKDKDSKFRLILVESRIHRLARYYKKTKKLPPVWKYESTTASTLVA; encoded by the exons ATGGGTCGTATGCACAGTAGAGg TAAGGGTATCTCAGCTTCAGCTCCGCCTTACAAGAGAACTCCACCTAGCTGGTTGAAAATCTCTCCTCaagat GTTGATGACAATATATGCAAGTTTGCAAAGAAGGGTCTTACACCATCTCAAATTGGTGTGATTCTTCGTGATTCTCATGGGATTGCTCAAGTGAAGAGTGTAACTGGAAACAAGATTTTGCGCATACTCAAAGCACAT GGCCTTGCTCCTGAAATTCCTGAGGACCTTTACCACCTCATCAAGAAAGCAGTTGCTATCAGGAAGCATTTAGAAAGGAACAGAAAGGACAAGGACTCTAAGTTTAGGTTGATTCTCGTTGAGAGCAGGATTCATAGACTTGCTCGGTACTACAAGAAGACCAAGAAGCTTCCTCCCGTCTGGAAATA